One window of Rhizobium tropici CIAT 899 genomic DNA carries:
- a CDS encoding transposase: MTEPRAEEWLLIEWPEGDAEPLKYWLSTLPAAASLAKLVSTAKLRWRIERDYQELKQELGLGHYEGRGWRGFHHHASLCIAAYGFLISQRETIPPSAPPETKNRPQSGLPQGYRPRGAPDPTRATRVEFDRHNPKALDRRTQSQPPAMSMLLPDEGSIKSTNL; the protein is encoded by the coding sequence TTGACCGAGCCCCGCGCCGAGGAATGGCTGCTGATCGAATGGCCCGAGGGTGATGCCGAACCACTCAAATACTGGCTCTCCACTCTCCCGGCCGCCGCTTCGCTCGCAAAGCTCGTCAGCACCGCCAAGCTGCGCTGGCGCATCGAGCGCGACTATCAGGAACTCAAACAGGAACTCGGGCTCGGCCACTATGAGGGACGCGGTTGGCGCGGCTTCCATCATCATGCAAGCCTCTGCATTGCCGCTTACGGATTCCTCATCTCCCAAAGGGAGACGATTCCCCCCTCAGCGCCGCCCGAAACCAAAAACCGCCCGCAATCTGGCCTTCCCCAGGGTTATCGACCCCGCGGAGCCCCCGATCCGACCCGAGCGACACGTGTCGAATTCGATCGCCACAATCCGAAGGCACTTGACCGTCGCACTCAGTCGCAACCTCCAGCGATGTCCATGCTGCTCCCGGATGAAGGATCGATAAAATCCACAAATTTGTGA
- a CDS encoding LexA family protein, with amino-acid sequence MKSSDEIEQVRVRKTNESEPSEDASLRNSSVVETRTVSSSWDKPAQRDKEPPAGAPQFTQLQGRYLVFIYAYTRIFKRSPAEADMRRHFEVTAPSVHQMVITLEKAGLIQCQPGEARSIQLLVEPEALPILR; translated from the coding sequence ATGAAAAGTTCGGACGAGATCGAGCAGGTGCGTGTCCGAAAGACGAACGAAAGTGAACCATCCGAAGACGCGTCGTTAAGAAATTCAAGCGTCGTCGAAACCAGGACCGTTTCGTCATCCTGGGATAAGCCCGCGCAACGAGACAAGGAGCCTCCTGCCGGAGCGCCACAGTTCACGCAGTTGCAGGGCCGATACCTGGTCTTCATTTATGCCTATACCAGGATCTTCAAACGCTCCCCGGCAGAAGCGGACATGCGTCGCCACTTTGAGGTGACCGCACCGTCTGTACACCAGATGGTGATAACCCTGGAAAAAGCCGGCCTCATTCAATGCCAGCCTGGAGAAGCGCGAAGCATTCAATTGCTCGTAGAACCTGAGGCGCTGCCAATCCTACGCTAG